Genomic window (Thermoproteota archaeon):
GAGAAGGACGGGTACGTCAAGAGAGTCGTGGTGGAGGAACACAGGGGCAGGGGGCTCGATGCTTTGGCAGAGCTGTCCGAGAAATTGAAGGCCAAGGTGATCACCGGCGATAGGGTCGTGACCCTAGCTCTAAGGGCTAGGGGAGTGGATGCCGTGTACATAGGCCCCGAGTACGGGGAGTTCAGGCTCTACAACTTCTTCGACCAGGATACGATGAGCGTCCACTTGAAGGAGGGCGCCCCACCTCTAGCTAAGAAGGGAAGGCCCGGGGAGTTCAGGCTGGTGAGACTCTCCGACAAGCCGATGGAGGAGTTCGAGGTCAGGACCATAGCCTACGAGATACTTGAGAGGGCCAAGACGGATCCGAACGCATTCATAGAGGTGAAGTACGGCGACGCCTACGTGATACAGATAGAGGACCTCAGGATACTGGTGGCCTTTCCACCCTTCTCCGACGGGATAGAGATAACTGCCGTGCGCCCCCTCGTCAAGGTCACTCTAGACGATTACAAGCTGAGCGACAAGCTGAAGAAGAGGCTCAGGGAGAGGGCAGAGGGCATAATAATAGCTGGGCCTCCGGGAGCTGGGAAGACCACGTTCGCCAGCGCTTTGGCTGACTTCTACAAGGACAAGGGGAGGATAGTGAAGACCCTCGAGTCCCCGAGGGACCTCCAGGTGGGTCCTGAGGTGACCCAGTACGGGAGGCTCGCTGGCTCTTTCGAGAACACAGCTGATCTCCTCTTACTGGTCAGGCCGGATTACGTGATATTCGACGAGATGAGGAAGACCCAAGACTTCAAGATATTCGTGGACATGAGGCTCGCTGGTATAGGGATGGTGGGCGTAGTCCACTGCGGCTTCCCGATAGAGGCCATACAGAGGTTCATCGGTAGGGTCGACTTGGGCGTGCTCCCCCACGTCGTGGACACGGTGATATTCATCAAGGATGGGAGGGTGGAGAAGGTCTACAGCCTGAAGATAACGGTGAAGATGCCAGCTGGGATGAAGGACGCCACTCTGGCTAGGCCAGTCGTGCTGGTGAAGGACTTCGAGACCGACACGGTGGAGTACGAGATCTACACCTTCGGCGATGAGGTAGTGGTGATGCCCATAAGGGGCAAGGGCAAGGCGCCCGAGGGACTGGAAGCCCCCATAAGGTACAGGCTGAGGAAGAGGAAGCACACCATAATCTTGGATCTCGGGCCGGAGATGGCTGAAACGGAGGTGACGATCTACTCGGGGGAGAGGGAGATCGCCACATTAACCACGGACTCCAAGGGGAAGATCACCTTGGCGAGGAGCAGCCCCGTCGGAAGGAGGATACTGGAGGCCGCCAAATCGGACACTCTGAGGGTGGTGCCCAGAGAGGAGGGCTGATCAGCCTAGCCCTTCTCGATCTCCCTCACCCTCTTCTCCATGTCGATCTCTAGGAGGAACTCCAGCACAGAGGGGGGCACGAGCTCCTTCCAAGAGGGATCCCCTTTCAGCATGAGCTCCCTTATCTTAGTGGCAGCGTACAGATCCCTCTTGAGGAAGGGAATGTTCTCCACCTCGAGACCGACCCTCTTGAGATCTCTTATCGTCTCGGGATCGTTGGAGAAGGCTATGTCCACCCTAGGCACCCTGTCTAGAACTAGGAGCCCCCAGTCCTCCTCTGGTGACCCCGTATCAGGCACGGATGACAGCATTATATCCGCTAGGGGGAAGCCCTCCCTCCTGAGAGCTCTCACCAGCATCTCCATCCTCTCGTCCACCGATAGCGGATTTCTCGGAACGCAGCAGAACTGGGAGCTGCCTATAGCTATCACCAGCTCGTCGGCCTTAGAAAGGGCGTACCTGAACACGTGTAGATGTCCATAGTGGAGCGGTTGAAACCTGCCCACGACGAGAGCCCTCCTCCGCTTCCGCATCATTGAGAACACCTTCCTGAGGGTCAGAGAGGTGCCTTTCGGTCACTTCTCCCCGGAGTAACTCCTCCTCATCCCCCGGGTGGTCAACCCTCTAGTGAAAAATTTTAGGATTCCCTTTCGGAATTCATGCTTAGGAGCCTAGTCACTTCCTCCTCTATCTCCTCCTCAGGCACTTCCTCTTCCAGCAGCTGATATCTGTCGTATTCCTCCTTCCTACTCGCGAGCTCCCTTCCCTTGAGGAGAATAGCCCTTCTCTGAGGGTGCATCTCCACCTCGACCATCGCCCTGGCGATGTTCTCCATAGTGGCCTCTTGGAACACCATGAGTGAGCCATCAGACAGCTCCAACATCACTCTCATGTGCTTGTGACCCCTGGGAACCGCCATGAGGACCCTTTCCACATCCCTGTTCCTGATCACCATGAAGAAGCCGCGGGTCAGTTCTTCGATCAGCTTCTTAGTTGAAGATGTGAGGGGCAGATCCTTGGCCCTCTCTAGGGGAATCCACCTCACCTCCTTCGCGTCGTCTCCAGGCCTCAGAACCCCACCCGTCACCCTGCAGAGGTAGTCCACCAAGACGTAATGGTACTTGATTCGTCCCTCCTCGTCCCTCTCCACCACTTCGGCTACGTGGATGGGGCGTGTCGCCTCCACCTCTAGACCGGTCTCCTCCCGGATCTCCCTCCTCACCGTCTCCTCCAATGTCTCGCCCGGCTCCACCAATCCGCCCGGCACGGACCACAGACCCTTTCCTGGCTCGTTCTTCCTCTTGGCCAGGAGTATCCTGCCGTTTCTCAGCAGGACCCCTCCAACCCCGACTAAAGGGACCTCAGGATACTCACGCCTCGTATCTCTCACCTACCGGGGATGTATACATGGCCAAGACTTTGAGGGAAGCTCCTATCGCGGTGGCGAACTGCGGATCCCTAGGCACGATAGCGCTCCCGCCGAAGAGGTTAAAAGGCTTCATAGCCGCGTTCACCAGCAGCTCGTGGGTCATCAATCCGCCCACTAGGACGACGCTCTCCTCTAGGCCCACGGATTTGGCGGCGAAGAGCCCCACGGTACCTATCACTTGACCTACCATGTTAACTAGGCCGGCGGCTATGTCCTCAGGTCTCACATCGTCGCCAACCTTACCGAAGTTGGATGCGGTCACATCTGGATCCAGCCTACCGACCGGTCCCCCAACTATATCGCCGACGGTCAGATCCACGTTCTTGGGATTACCCTTGCGAGCCATCTCCATGAGCGAGGTTATGGAGGTCCGCCTGAGGAGGAGCCTTCCGAGGCCCAGCAGGGTTCCGGCGCCTACAGCTGTCCCTCCGAGGTGCCTCACCTCGCACCTGCTACCGTCTATCCTAACCTCCACCACCGCGGTCCCAGTACCGGCGCTCACGACGACGCACTCCTTCATGCCCGCCAGGTAGGCGCCTCCCCTGCCGACCGCCTCTATCTCGTCCACCTCCCTCACCGGTAGCCCCAATATCTTATCGGGCAGGGGCTTGGTCCTCCCCCCGCTCAAGGCCACGGCCTCGACTTCGTCAAGCTGTATCCCTTTATCCGCTAGGAGCTTCCCTATGGCGCCTGCTGCAGCCGCGAGGGGATCGGACGCGACCACAACGGTTTTCGCCAGTATGCCGGACTCCGAGGCGAGCACGCCCTTAGTGGTCGTACCTCCCATGTCGAGCCCTATTATGAGCAAGGGATCACCCCTTGGTCGACTTCTTCGCGGCTGAAACCACGGGGGGCACCACCAATATGGCGAAGGGTAGCTCCCAAGCGAAGGTCACGAAAGCTATGGACAGGGCCGCGGTGAGCGATAGAGGAGTCACCTCCTCGCTGAAGGGCAGGGGAAAAGCCTGGCTCCAGGCTAGAAGCCCGAACCCTATTATCAGGTGACCCACTATCAGGCCGAGGATCGAGGCAGGCACGTACCTCTTCACCGAGTACTTGTCACGACCAGCCAGCTCCCCGATTATGTAGAAGCCTAGGAAGTTGGAGGGAACCCCCACGGTGAGGCTCAGTAAGGCGTTTCCGTGGGTCACCATATCAGAGATGAATATGCCTATCGCAGCTGACAGGCCGCCCACAAGGCCTCCGTACAGGCACGCGAATGTGGCCGGGACCACAACAGCTGGCCAGAACCTGACTCCGTAGAAGTTGACCCCCAACCAACTCAGGTACCCGACGATTGCATAGAGGGCCCCTCCCATGGCAGATAGAGTGAGATCCCTCACCCCCATTTCCGATCGCAGTATTACACCATCGTAAAATAAAAACTCAGTCGAGGATCTTGAGCGATGGAATCACCTCGTCGCCCCTCACCTCAATAACCGCATACCTACCGCGCATCATCGGTCCAGCATTGACGAGAACTGTTCTACCTATCCTATCCACGCCAGGAGACTCGTGTATGTGACCACAAACGCAGAGGAGGGGTTGCTCCCTCTCTACGTACTCCCTCAGCGCCTTGGATCCGACGTGGGCCCCCGACCTTATCACATCCAGCTTGGTGTCGTGGGGTGGCGCGTGGGATACAAGCACATCTAACCCGCCCAGCTTGGAGAGGACCTCGCGCATCTCGTCCTCGTCCAGCTCTATCGGAGTGCTAAATGGAGATATGTTGCCCCCACCCAGACCTCCGAACCTCATCTCTATGGTCCTCACCCTGCCGTGAAGGTTGGGGCATCCCTCCACCTCCTCCACCTCAAGCAGGGGAGGCGGATCCATGTTACCGGGCACGAATACTACGGAGCCGAACTCCTTGGCTCTCCTCAATATCCTCCTGACGTCCTTGAGGGAGCCGTTGGACAGGTCCCCAGCCAGAACTATGAGGTCGTAAGATTCTCTACCCAGCGCGGACTTTAACTTCCCCGCGGAGCCGTGTATGTCCGAAGCGAGGAACAACCTCATGCGGATTAGGCCCGAAGTGAGGATATAAGGCTGAGGGGATGCCATGCGCACCGTGCTCAGGATCACTAGGGAGACGGGGATACCCCTGATGGGCTCCGTCGCTTTCGGCCTCATAGACAGGGGCACCAACCTGATACAGGTGAGGCCCATCTCCACCTGCGCCTTCTCTTGCATCTTCTGCTCCACTGATGCTGGACCTAAATCGAGGACAAGACAGGCGGAGTATGTGGTGGAGCTGGATTACCTCATGGAGTGGTTCGTGGCAGTGGTTGAGGAGAAGGGAGTGGATGACATCGAGGCTCACATAGACACGGTGGGCGACCCCTTCACCTACCCCCAGATAGTGGAGCTGGTGGAGAGGTTGAGGGAGGTACCGGAGGTGAGGGTGATATCGTCGCAGACCCATGGACCCCTCTTAACGGATGACCTGATCTCAAGGCTGGATAGGGCTGGAATGGACAGGATAAACCTTAGCATAGATTCGCTAAATGAGGAGAAGGCCCGTTATCTATCAGGATCTCCTTGGCTGAGGCTGGAGAGAATCCTGAGGGCGGCTGAGTTGATAGCCGAGAGCTCCATAGATCTGCTGATAGCCCCGGTCTGGGTGCCCGGGATAAATGATGAGGACATGCCCCAGCTCATAGAGTTCGCCCTCAAAATAG
Coding sequences:
- a CDS encoding ATPase, T2SS/T4P/T4SS family; this translates as MSEEILILSKDVLLRALLRYEPGLSLIKGSVLVVPAETLSQMEEEASKGDRFSVGALTEMVWLRDLEKDGYVKRVVVEEHRGRGLDALAELSEKLKAKVITGDRVVTLALRARGVDAVYIGPEYGEFRLYNFFDQDTMSVHLKEGAPPLAKKGRPGEFRLVRLSDKPMEEFEVRTIAYEILERAKTDPNAFIEVKYGDAYVIQIEDLRILVAFPPFSDGIEITAVRPLVKVTLDDYKLSDKLKKRLRERAEGIIIAGPPGAGKTTFASALADFYKDKGRIVKTLESPRDLQVGPEVTQYGRLAGSFENTADLLLLVRPDYVIFDEMRKTQDFKIFVDMRLAGIGMVGVVHCGFPIEAIQRFIGRVDLGVLPHVVDTVIFIKDGRVEKVYSLKITVKMPAGMKDATLARPVVLVKDFETDTVEYEIYTFGDEVVVMPIRGKGKAPEGLEAPIRYRLRKRKHTIILDLGPEMAETEVTIYSGEREIATLTTDSKGKITLARSSPVGRRILEAAKSDTLRVVPREEG
- a CDS encoding nicotinamide-nucleotide adenylyltransferase, coding for MMRKRRRALVVGRFQPLHYGHLHVFRYALSKADELVIAIGSSQFCCVPRNPLSVDERMEMLVRALRREGFPLADIMLSSVPDTGSPEEDWGLLVLDRVPRVDIAFSNDPETIRDLKRVGLEVENIPFLKRDLYAATKIRELMLKGDPSWKELVPPSVLEFLLEIDMEKRVREIEKG
- a CDS encoding NUDIX hydrolase — encoded protein: MRDTRREYPEVPLVGVGGVLLRNGRILLAKRKNEPGKGLWSVPGGLVEPGETLEETVRREIREETGLEVEATRPIHVAEVVERDEEGRIKYHYVLVDYLCRVTGGVLRPGDDAKEVRWIPLERAKDLPLTSSTKKLIEELTRGFFMVIRNRDVERVLMAVPRGHKHMRVMLELSDGSLMVFQEATMENIARAMVEVEMHPQRRAILLKGRELASRKEEYDRYQLLEEEVPEEEIEEEVTRLLSMNSERES
- a CDS encoding BadF/BadG/BcrA/BcrD ATPase family protein gives rise to the protein MLIIGLDMGGTTTKGVLASESGILAKTVVVASDPLAAAAGAIGKLLADKGIQLDEVEAVALSGGRTKPLPDKILGLPVREVDEIEAVGRGGAYLAGMKECVVVSAGTGTAVVEVRIDGSRCEVRHLGGTAVGAGTLLGLGRLLLRRTSITSLMEMARKGNPKNVDLTVGDIVGGPVGRLDPDVTASNFGKVGDDVRPEDIAAGLVNMVGQVIGTVGLFAAKSVGLEESVVLVGGLMTHELLVNAAMKPFNLFGGSAIVPRDPQFATAIGASLKVLAMYTSPVGERYEA
- a CDS encoding ECF transporter S component; amino-acid sequence: MGVRDLTLSAMGGALYAIVGYLSWLGVNFYGVRFWPAVVVPATFACLYGGLVGGLSAAIGIFISDMVTHGNALLSLTVGVPSNFLGFYIIGELAGRDKYSVKRYVPASILGLIVGHLIIGFGLLAWSQAFPLPFSEEVTPLSLTAALSIAFVTFAWELPFAILVVPPVVSAAKKSTKG
- a CDS encoding metallophosphoesterase family protein, which encodes MRLFLASDIHGSAGKLKSALGRESYDLIVLAGDLSNGSLKDVRRILRRAKEFGSVVFVPGNMDPPPLLEVEEVEGCPNLHGRVRTIEMRFGGLGGGNISPFSTPIELDEDEMREVLSKLGGLDVLVSHAPPHDTKLDVIRSGAHVGSKALREYVEREQPLLCVCGHIHESPGVDRIGRTVLVNAGPMMRGRYAVIEVRGDEVIPSLKILD
- a CDS encoding radical SAM protein produces the protein MRTVLRITRETGIPLMGSVAFGLIDRGTNLIQVRPISTCAFSCIFCSTDAGPKSRTRQAEYVVELDYLMEWFVAVVEEKGVDDIEAHIDTVGDPFTYPQIVELVERLREVPEVRVISSQTHGPLLTDDLISRLDRAGMDRINLSIDSLNEEKARYLSGSPWLRLERILRAAELIAESSIDLLIAPVWVPGINDEDMPQLIEFALKIGAGKRWPPLGIQKYEAYRGGRRPRGVRPMSWSRFYSRLREWEEEYGVKLVLRPEDFGMRKVRPIRRPMRKGEVLTVRVVGPGWRRGEILGAARGRVVTVLDAPSPPTGSDIRVRVIRDRDNVYYARFIP